The DNA window CTTCGTTCAGGGAACGGCCGACCGGCCCGTAGCCACAGATGATGGCGTGATCGCCCATCTCCCCGACCACATTGCCCGCAGCCAAACCGGCGGGCGGACGCTGGTGGGCCTTCACCCAGCCCTTTTCCTCCAGCCACTTGCCGAATGGTCCGGCGCCTTTCATCAGGCTCGGCACAAGCCCCATCGAAACCGCGGTGCAAGCGAGGAGCAGCTGCTCGATGGCAGGATCGATCGGCCGGAACTCGCCAGCCTTGGAAAGCAGGACGAGTGAGAACTCACCGGTGCTGGAAAGGCTCGCTCCCGCCAAAAGGGCCGGCCGGAGCGGCAGCTTGAGCAGACGCGTGACACCAATGACGATCCCTCCTTTCAGTCCAAGGATCAGGACCGTTCCGGCGATCACGAACAGCCATTCCTCGAGGAGCGCCCCGACATCGATCATCAGGCCCACCGAGACGAAGAAGATCGTCAGAAACAGGTCCTTGAACGGCAGCACATCCGCCATGATGCGATGGGCGTAGATCGATTCGCTCACGACCAGTCCCGCCGCGAAAGCACCGAGAGAGAGGGAAAGATCGAGCGCCTCGCCACCGAGAGCCACAGCCGCGCACAGAGCGATGACCGTCAGCGTGAACAGCTCGCGGCTCCGGGTCCGGGCCACCGCATGCAGCAGCGGGTTCACTCCGTATTTGCCGATCAACAATGCCGCACCGAGAAACAGGACGCCCTTGCCGAGCGCCTTGCCCACCTCCACCGCGGGGCTTCCTCCTCCTGAGCCGTAGATCGCCGGCAGGATCAGGATGAAAAGGATCACGAGGATGTCCTGGAACAAGGCGATGCCGAGCGAGGCCCGGGCACCCGGATTGTTCGGCTGCCCCATGTCCTGAAACGACTTCATCGCCACAGCGGTCGAACTCAGCGCGATCGCTACCGCCATCACTGCGCACTCCGGCCCTGGCATTCCCGCAAGCTTGGCACCCAACGCCCCGAGACCGCCGCAGAGCGCCACCTGCAAGCCACCACCGAACAGCGCGATCCGCCACAGATGCCGCAACTCTCCCAGCGAGAACTCGATGCCCAAGGTGAACATCAGGAGAATCACTCCAAGTTCGCCGAGATTACCGATAATCGGATCGTCTTTGTCGGCTCCCACAATCCAGAGCAACCCGCTGTTGGCGATCACCACACCGACGATGAAGTAGCCGACCAGTAGGCTCTGCTTCACCCGGACGAGGACCAACGAAACCAGCACCGACAGCACCAGAACCATCGCCAGCAGGCCAAAGAACGGCGTGATCGGTGACTCTCCCGCAGCCAGCAAATCGAACATCATCGTCGCCACGCTAAGCAGCCAAGGTGCAAAGGCGATGGCAAATGCTCCGCAGCCGGACCGATTCCCCAAGGGTCAATCCACCCGGCTGCAAGAATGCGCATTTTATGCTATTGCATATCTTTTGCGTTTTTGGATTGATTCGGATTTCCAAACCACTTACTCGATGCACCTGTCATGCGCTTCACATCCTTCTGTCTGTTGTTCGTGCCCGCCACGCTGTTGGCCGAGGAAGCCTGCGAATGCCCGCACGACCACGCCGACGAGCACCAGCACGATGGTCACCCTGCTGAGACATCGGGGAGCCCGCACCATCC is part of the Haloferula helveola genome and encodes:
- a CDS encoding cation:proton antiporter, which encodes MMFDLLAAGESPITPFFGLLAMVLVLSVLVSLVLVRVKQSLLVGYFIVGVVIANSGLLWIVGADKDDPIIGNLGELGVILLMFTLGIEFSLGELRHLWRIALFGGGLQVALCGGLGALGAKLAGMPGPECAVMAVAIALSSTAVAMKSFQDMGQPNNPGARASLGIALFQDILVILFILILPAIYGSGGGSPAVEVGKALGKGVLFLGAALLIGKYGVNPLLHAVARTRSRELFTLTVIALCAAVALGGEALDLSLSLGAFAAGLVVSESIYAHRIMADVLPFKDLFLTIFFVSVGLMIDVGALLEEWLFVIAGTVLILGLKGGIVIGVTRLLKLPLRPALLAGASLSSTGEFSLVLLSKAGEFRPIDPAIEQLLLACTAVSMGLVPSLMKGAGPFGKWLEEKGWVKAHQRPPAGLAAGNVVGEMGDHAIICGYGPVGRSLNEALRRCGISTLVLELNADTVCELKRQGQPTLFADATHPEALDLAHIERARMVAFTFPAVELTVAALPLVRERNSGVCVFGRAKFPSEVARLEKLDVHVIHDEQESAVAMIRAAMGVYQRADLEDGEVKEIVEEEAEQAVVS